One stretch of Xanthomonas sp. DAR 35659 DNA includes these proteins:
- a CDS encoding toxic anion resistance protein: protein MTQEHPLTPQSLPLQPDEADLKALGLVADDRAQIAALAQGLRELTPGSLHLFGTEVAAQTAAFSSQLLDQVRNRDLEASGDKLGEVVRIARALKLDQLGERSRVPLIGGLIDRLRASKDELVQKFSDTNRQIEQLLRDVGAQQANLGQRVGEFDRMHQMVQAERRELGLHVAAGKLRLAELQQQHLALAGQDDPQARGQRAEIDTALRLLDKRVGDLQVMQHAADQSLPMIRLIQANALQLIEKFNTVRDITIPSWKRQFAIQLSLHEQQNAVALSNAIDDATNDIMRRNADLLRQASVDTARANQRAVIDMDTLRHVHEQLIATVEEVREIHRDGMQQRRAAEVELSRLRDDLQRRLAAPAQPG from the coding sequence ATGACCCAGGAACACCCGCTGACGCCGCAGAGCCTGCCGCTGCAACCCGACGAGGCCGACCTCAAGGCGCTCGGCCTGGTGGCGGACGACCGCGCGCAGATCGCCGCGCTGGCGCAGGGCCTGCGCGAGCTCACGCCCGGCAGCCTGCACCTGTTCGGCACCGAGGTCGCCGCGCAGACCGCCGCGTTCTCCAGCCAGTTGCTGGACCAGGTCCGCAACCGCGACCTGGAGGCCAGCGGCGACAAGCTCGGCGAAGTGGTGCGGATCGCGCGCGCGCTCAAGCTCGACCAGCTCGGCGAGCGCTCGCGGGTGCCGCTGATCGGCGGCCTGATCGATCGCCTGCGCGCCTCCAAGGACGAACTGGTGCAGAAGTTCAGCGACACCAACCGGCAGATCGAACAACTGCTGCGCGACGTCGGCGCGCAGCAGGCCAACCTCGGCCAGCGCGTGGGCGAATTCGACCGCATGCACCAGATGGTGCAGGCCGAGCGCCGCGAACTGGGCCTGCACGTCGCCGCCGGCAAGCTGCGCCTGGCCGAGCTGCAGCAACAGCACCTGGCGCTGGCGGGCCAGGACGATCCGCAGGCGCGCGGGCAGCGCGCCGAGATCGACACCGCCCTGCGCCTGCTCGACAAGCGCGTCGGCGACCTGCAGGTGATGCAGCACGCGGCCGACCAGTCGCTGCCGATGATCCGGCTGATCCAGGCCAACGCGCTGCAGCTGATCGAGAAGTTCAACACCGTCCGCGACATCACCATCCCGTCGTGGAAGCGCCAGTTCGCGATCCAGCTGTCGCTGCACGAGCAGCAGAACGCGGTGGCGCTGTCCAACGCCATCGACGATGCCACCAACGACATCATGCGCCGCAACGCCGACCTGCTGCGGCAGGCCTCGGTGGACACGGCGCGCGCCAACCAGCGCGCGGTGATCGACATGGACACGCTGCGCCATGTGCACGAGCAGCTGATCGCCACGGTGGAGGAGGTGCGCGAGATCCACCGCGACGGCATGCAGCAACGGCGCGCGGCCGAGGTCGAACTGAGCCGGCTGCGCGACGATCTGCAGCGGCGCCTGGCCGCGCCGGCGCAGCCGGGCTGA
- a CDS encoding DNA repair ATPase has product MATPPQSETDPQAEGGAPSQVDQAVAQGGAYDVLRKRLVEQGARLQDAVEALNRQRLQEFGDSRLEVDGRFRIRTEHNCVGRDIVQVGPDLLLFGYNVFLGLKNQTRVQDVFGLYRLVEGADGYDVSPIDLAGSFLGQAGFVHDFGELYAYYKHARLLQLIVIGGKLLAAFQIGERSSDVRVFRWAQDSAGALTYIDARGERDIALPPPFDFEWTRATREMAVNGRHSHLNILDTLFVETIGGDLTIKVENNTETGQGIYSEPVEDKTQSLDDAQFDFARVGSLVLLKVLPYRETQWRGLIYNTLSGRIVRNDAIVQACVQLPEDHGIIFPGGYYLQNGDHKAFDAAMDGMQFKRAIRSPNGEDVLYIFYEREGGKSALFVYNTIRRALQNPVFGHGYALLQDGRMVLFHAEGTEPTRIHPMQVWQTPFSSDEFAARRPPSNTFLGRIGNAELVRGISSLFGLARAIDRDEVSVQRYQVLVEDARRLFDAHHWLEDAHCGDLAGVLRGISATGEAVLDEYEKVLSIRQQSDQAMAEATAAHKALLARLQPENWNTIQEFVEPLNAIAAQRGHLLTIREYRYIDTEAIDAMGATLQQAHDTVGAATGRFLGSESALAPLHARLAELDAAAQAAATARALSEQVQAMQAMSADLDLLSELMAGLKVDDATERTRVVEALSEVYARLNQARARAEQRRKSLGSAETVAQFGAQFALFGQAITSALALSTDPERADEQLSRLMVQLEELESQFGEHEQFLGDILSKREELVEAFETHKQALLDDRQRKARSLLDAATRILDGLPRRTERFANADELNAFFAGDPLILKLRELAERLRGYRDSVKADDVEARLKGVRDQAVRALRDRSELFESGGNVVRLGPRHRFSVNTQALDLTLLPREDGLALHLTGTDYLEPLQDAALDATRAYWQVALDSESPSLYRGEYLAGRMLETALAGEEGLSLDALAQLAAAPDALARSVRDFAAPRYREGYERGIHDHDATRILQALLPLQQAAGTLMHAPAARALAMAFWAERQREEEVASWVARQAGVDAIARLFGARDGRDALRAEMAQAMQRFAEDTGLPFDPAQAQAAAAYLAAELAQGEPTFPFSRHARELLDALHARLAEAGLREQFDQALERVRGKLGAAWTQASQWVQGLCHDPRFAVHAGYAPEAVAIALLAPRLRSRASEVALMATVEGLLGEHPRIDGGRLGLAIDDFLARLRHHEQVFVPGFRHYQALRQQVIGREREQLRLSEFKPRPLSSFVRNKLINDVYLGVIGDNLAKQMGTVGENKRSDLMGLLMLISPPGYGKTTLMEYVASRLGLVFMKINGPALGHAVRSLDPAQAPDATARQELLKLNLALEMGNNTMLYVDDIQHTHPEFLQKFISLCDGTRRIEGVWKQRTRTYDMRGKKFCVVMAGNPYTESGEVFKIPDMLANRADIYNLGDVLGGMEEAFLLSYIENALTSNPVLAPLATRELADLYLLVDRARGKEISSNALSHAYSGAEINEIVATLQRLLRVRDVVYKVNQQYIASAAQDDRYRTEPPFRLQGSYRNMNKLAEKVSPVMNEAELQQLISDHYLGEAQLLTSGAEENLLKLAELRGAMGAEDQARWDQIKRDFLRNKAMGADEADVGGRMVAQLADIAGGLQGLRAEPSPEPARWEQLLALLRQVLAERERETPPAAAVATPAAPAPAPTQAPVMPTLQPLLDAIARSHEGQAQAGQALAALAEALRASLREPSAPAAEPRVRRPRTLAERQLDEALARHFYGDAGSARGDDPEPGPA; this is encoded by the coding sequence ATGGCAACACCTCCCCAATCCGAGACCGATCCGCAGGCCGAGGGCGGCGCGCCCAGCCAGGTCGACCAGGCGGTCGCCCAGGGCGGCGCCTACGACGTGCTGCGCAAGCGCCTGGTCGAGCAGGGCGCGCGGCTGCAGGACGCGGTCGAGGCGCTCAACCGCCAGCGCCTGCAGGAGTTCGGCGACAGCCGGCTCGAGGTGGACGGCCGCTTCCGCATCCGCACCGAGCACAATTGCGTCGGCCGCGACATCGTGCAGGTCGGGCCGGACCTGCTGCTGTTCGGCTACAACGTGTTCCTCGGGCTCAAGAACCAGACCCGCGTGCAGGACGTGTTCGGCCTGTACCGGCTGGTCGAGGGCGCCGACGGCTACGACGTCAGCCCGATCGACCTGGCCGGCAGCTTCCTCGGCCAGGCCGGCTTCGTGCACGATTTCGGCGAACTCTACGCCTACTACAAGCACGCCCGGCTGCTGCAACTGATCGTCATCGGCGGCAAGCTGCTGGCGGCGTTCCAGATCGGCGAGCGCAGCAGCGACGTGCGCGTGTTCCGCTGGGCGCAGGACAGCGCCGGCGCGCTGACCTACATCGACGCGCGCGGCGAACGCGACATCGCGCTGCCGCCGCCGTTCGACTTCGAATGGACCCGCGCCACCCGCGAGATGGCGGTGAACGGCCGCCATTCGCATCTGAACATCCTCGACACCCTGTTCGTGGAGACCATCGGCGGCGATCTCACCATCAAGGTCGAGAACAACACCGAGACCGGGCAGGGCATCTACAGCGAACCGGTGGAGGACAAGACCCAGTCGCTGGACGACGCGCAATTCGATTTCGCGCGGGTCGGCAGCCTGGTCCTGCTCAAGGTGCTGCCGTATCGCGAGACGCAGTGGCGCGGGTTGATCTACAACACGCTCAGCGGCCGCATCGTGCGCAACGACGCCATCGTGCAGGCCTGCGTGCAGCTGCCCGAGGACCACGGCATCATCTTTCCCGGCGGCTATTACCTGCAGAACGGCGACCACAAGGCGTTCGACGCGGCGATGGACGGGATGCAGTTCAAGCGCGCGATCCGCTCGCCCAACGGCGAGGACGTGCTGTACATCTTCTACGAGCGCGAGGGCGGCAAGTCCGCGCTGTTCGTCTACAACACCATCCGCCGCGCGCTGCAGAACCCGGTGTTCGGCCATGGCTATGCGCTGCTGCAGGACGGGCGCATGGTGCTGTTCCATGCCGAGGGCACCGAGCCGACCCGGATCCATCCGATGCAGGTCTGGCAGACCCCGTTCAGCAGCGACGAGTTCGCCGCCAGGCGCCCGCCGAGCAACACCTTCCTCGGCCGCATCGGCAATGCCGAACTGGTGCGCGGCATCTCCAGCCTGTTCGGGCTGGCGCGCGCGATCGACCGCGACGAGGTCTCGGTGCAGCGCTACCAAGTGCTGGTCGAGGACGCGCGGCGCCTGTTCGACGCGCACCATTGGCTGGAGGACGCGCACTGCGGCGACCTGGCCGGCGTGCTGCGCGGCATCAGCGCCACCGGCGAGGCGGTGCTGGACGAATACGAGAAGGTCCTGTCGATCCGCCAGCAGTCCGACCAGGCGATGGCCGAGGCGACGGCCGCGCACAAGGCGCTGCTGGCGCGGCTGCAGCCGGAGAACTGGAACACCATCCAGGAGTTCGTCGAACCGCTCAACGCCATCGCCGCGCAGCGCGGGCATCTGCTGACCATCCGCGAGTACCGCTACATCGACACCGAGGCGATCGACGCGATGGGCGCGACGCTGCAGCAGGCCCACGATACGGTCGGCGCCGCCACCGGGCGCTTCCTCGGCAGCGAGAGCGCGCTGGCGCCGCTGCACGCGCGCCTGGCCGAACTGGATGCGGCGGCGCAGGCCGCGGCGACCGCGCGCGCGCTGTCCGAGCAGGTGCAGGCGATGCAGGCGATGTCGGCCGACCTGGACCTGCTGTCGGAACTGATGGCCGGGCTCAAGGTCGACGACGCCACCGAGCGCACCCGCGTGGTCGAGGCCTTGTCCGAAGTCTATGCGCGGCTCAACCAGGCGCGCGCGCGCGCCGAGCAGCGCCGCAAGAGCCTGGGCTCGGCCGAGACCGTGGCCCAGTTCGGCGCGCAGTTCGCGCTGTTCGGCCAGGCGATCACCAGCGCGCTGGCGCTGTCCACCGATCCCGAGCGCGCCGACGAGCAGCTGTCGCGACTGATGGTGCAGTTGGAGGAGTTGGAGAGCCAGTTCGGCGAGCACGAGCAGTTCCTGGGCGACATCCTCAGCAAGCGCGAGGAACTGGTCGAGGCGTTCGAGACGCACAAGCAGGCCTTGCTCGACGACCGCCAGCGCAAGGCGCGCTCGCTGCTGGACGCGGCCACGCGCATCCTCGACGGCCTGCCGCGGCGCACCGAGCGCTTCGCCAATGCCGACGAACTCAACGCCTTCTTCGCCGGCGACCCACTGATCCTCAAGCTGCGCGAGCTGGCCGAGCGGCTGCGCGGCTACCGCGACAGCGTCAAGGCCGACGATGTCGAGGCGCGGCTGAAGGGCGTGCGCGACCAGGCGGTGCGCGCGCTGCGCGACCGCAGCGAACTGTTCGAGTCCGGCGGCAACGTGGTGCGGCTGGGGCCGCGGCACCGCTTCAGCGTCAACACCCAGGCGCTGGACCTGACCCTGCTGCCGCGCGAGGACGGACTGGCGCTGCATCTCACCGGCACCGACTACCTGGAACCGCTGCAGGACGCCGCGTTGGACGCCACCCGCGCCTACTGGCAGGTGGCGCTGGATTCGGAATCGCCCAGCCTGTACCGCGGCGAGTACCTGGCCGGGCGCATGCTGGAAACGGCGCTGGCGGGCGAGGAGGGGCTGAGCCTGGATGCGCTGGCGCAACTGGCCGCCGCGCCCGACGCGCTGGCGCGCAGCGTGCGCGACTTCGCCGCGCCGCGTTACCGCGAGGGTTACGAGCGCGGCATCCACGATCACGACGCGACGCGCATCCTGCAGGCGTTGCTGCCCTTGCAGCAGGCCGCGGGTACGCTGATGCACGCGCCGGCCGCGCGCGCGTTGGCGATGGCGTTCTGGGCCGAACGCCAGCGCGAGGAAGAGGTGGCCTCGTGGGTCGCGCGCCAGGCCGGGGTCGATGCGATCGCGCGCCTGTTCGGCGCGCGCGACGGCCGCGACGCGCTGCGGGCGGAAATGGCGCAGGCCATGCAGCGCTTCGCCGAGGACACCGGTTTGCCGTTCGACCCCGCCCAGGCGCAGGCGGCCGCCGCCTACCTGGCGGCCGAACTGGCGCAGGGCGAACCGACGTTCCCGTTCAGCCGCCATGCGCGGGAACTGCTCGATGCGCTGCATGCGCGGCTGGCCGAGGCCGGGCTGCGCGAGCAGTTCGACCAAGCCCTGGAGCGCGTGCGCGGCAAGCTCGGCGCCGCCTGGACGCAGGCCAGCCAGTGGGTGCAGGGCCTGTGCCACGATCCGCGCTTCGCGGTCCACGCCGGCTATGCGCCCGAGGCGGTGGCGATCGCGCTGCTGGCGCCGCGGCTGCGCAGCCGCGCCAGCGAGGTGGCGCTGATGGCCACGGTGGAAGGCCTGCTCGGCGAACATCCGCGCATCGACGGCGGCCGCCTGGGTCTGGCCATCGACGATTTCCTGGCGCGCCTGCGTCACCACGAACAGGTGTTCGTGCCGGGCTTCCGCCACTACCAGGCCTTGCGCCAGCAGGTCATCGGCCGCGAGCGCGAGCAGTTGCGCCTGTCCGAGTTCAAGCCGCGGCCGCTGTCCTCGTTCGTGCGCAACAAGCTGATCAACGACGTCTACCTGGGCGTGATCGGCGACAACCTCGCCAAGCAGATGGGCACCGTCGGCGAGAACAAGCGCAGCGACCTGATGGGTCTGCTGATGCTGATCTCGCCGCCGGGCTACGGCAAGACCACGCTGATGGAGTACGTCGCCAGCCGGCTGGGCCTGGTCTTCATGAAGATCAACGGCCCCGCGCTGGGGCACGCGGTGCGCTCGCTGGATCCGGCGCAGGCGCCGGACGCCACCGCGCGGCAGGAGCTGCTCAAGCTCAATCTCGCGCTGGAGATGGGCAACAACACCATGCTGTACGTCGACGACATCCAGCACACGCACCCGGAGTTCTTGCAGAAGTTCATCTCGCTGTGCGACGGCACGCGCCGCATCGAAGGCGTGTGGAAGCAGCGCACGCGCACCTACGACATGCGCGGCAAGAAGTTCTGCGTGGTCATGGCCGGCAATCCGTACACCGAGTCCGGCGAGGTGTTCAAGATCCCGGACATGCTCGCCAACCGCGCCGACATCTACAACCTCGGCGATGTGCTCGGCGGCATGGAGGAGGCGTTCCTGCTCAGCTACATCGAGAACGCGCTCACCTCCAATCCGGTGCTGGCGCCGCTGGCCACGCGCGAACTGGCCGATCTGTACCTGCTGGTGGATCGCGCGCGCGGCAAGGAGATCTCCAGCAACGCGCTCAGCCATGCCTACAGCGGCGCGGAGATCAACGAGATCGTGGCCACGCTGCAGCGCCTGCTGCGCGTGCGCGACGTGGTGTACAAGGTCAACCAGCAGTACATCGCCAGCGCCGCGCAGGACGACCGTTACCGCACCGAGCCGCCGTTCCGCCTGCAGGGCAGCTACCGCAACATGAACAAACTGGCGGAGAAGGTCTCGCCGGTGATGAACGAGGCGGAGTTGCAGCAACTGATTTCCGACCACTACCTGGGCGAGGCGCAACTGCTGACCAGTGGCGCCGAGGAGAACCTGCTCAAGCTGGCCGAACTGCGCGGCGCGATGGGCGCCGAGGACCAGGCGCGCTGGGACCAGATCAAGCGCGATTTCCTGCGCAACAAGGCGATGGGCGCCGACGAGGCCGATGTCGGCGGGCGCATGGTGGCGCAGTTGGCGGACATCGCCGGGGGGCTGCAGGGGCTGCGTGCCGAGCCGAGTCCGGAGCCGGCGCGCTGGGAGCAACTGCTCGCGCTGCTGCGCCAGGTGCTGGCCGAACGCGAGCGCGAAACGCCGCCCGCCGCGGCTGTGGCCACGCCGGCAGCGCCGGCGCCTGCGCCGACGCAGGCGCCGGTCATGCCCACGCTGCAGCCCTTGCTCGACGCGATCGCCCGCTCGCACGAGGGCCAGGCGCAGGCCGGGCAGGCACTGGCGGCGCTGGCCGAGGCGCTGCGCGCGTCGCTGCGCGAGCCGTCCGCGCCGGCGGCGGAGCCGCGCGTGCGGCGCCCGCGCACGCTGGCCGAGCGCCAGCTCGACGAAGCGTTGGCGCGGCATTTCTATGGCGATGCGGGATCCGCGCGCGGCGACGATCCCGAACCCGGCCCGGCGTGA
- a CDS encoding flotillin family protein — protein sequence MSFATMAPFLIGVGILLVLLLGLAGLFRAFYRKVDQGVALIVNDMSSTPKVHFTGALIVPVLYRAELMRISLITLQVDRRGKEGLICRDNMRADIAVAFYLRVNETQADVLRVAKAIGADRASDKDAVDELFNAKFSEALKTVGKKFEFTELFEKRQEFRDEIIAVIGNDLNGYVLEDVAIDYLEQTPKALLDPHNILDAEGIRKITELTGTQNVVTNELEQNAKLAITKKNVEAREAMLALERQQAEAEARQKREVDTIRAREQAETLKVQEEQRQLAENARIEAQQLIDIREQNRLREVEVAEQNRQRAVAIEVERVARARQLEQVTTDREVQLQGVERDKVVENGKMDVANITRERIAIDKTVAQEEERIKEVREVAEADRHKQVTILEAEAKAQELLVRQVKEAQARETAAKHRAVELTTLAQAEHEAAGKQAEAKKLLADGTRAEKAAPGLADAQVKEASALAIEKVGIAEARVIEAKADASLKQGSNEARVLAETLQAKAQGEEQMGKAKASAAESIGMAEAVVVEKRLFAEADGLTRKFEAIGALSDSARGHEEFRMLLDNSLKQALASIEAGKEVSKENAEVIASALRNADIDLVGGDGGMFENLVKAVSLGKSIEGLADKSPIVQDLMQRYLGVQRGAAAPSRPAPDTAGQLPVAQA from the coding sequence ATGAGTTTTGCGACGATGGCGCCGTTCCTGATCGGCGTCGGTATCCTGCTGGTGCTGCTGCTGGGGCTGGCTGGCCTGTTCCGCGCCTTCTATCGCAAGGTGGACCAGGGCGTGGCGCTGATCGTCAACGACATGAGCTCCACGCCCAAGGTGCATTTCACCGGTGCCTTGATCGTGCCGGTGCTGTACCGCGCCGAGCTGATGCGGATCAGCCTGATCACCCTGCAGGTCGATCGCCGCGGCAAGGAGGGACTGATCTGCCGCGACAACATGCGCGCCGATATCGCGGTGGCGTTCTACTTGCGCGTCAACGAGACCCAGGCCGACGTGCTGCGCGTGGCCAAGGCGATCGGGGCCGACCGCGCCTCGGACAAGGACGCGGTCGACGAACTGTTCAACGCCAAGTTCTCCGAGGCGCTGAAGACGGTCGGCAAGAAGTTCGAGTTCACCGAGCTGTTCGAGAAGCGCCAGGAATTCCGCGACGAGATCATCGCGGTGATCGGCAACGACCTCAACGGCTACGTGCTCGAGGACGTGGCGATCGATTACCTGGAGCAGACCCCGAAGGCGCTGCTGGACCCGCACAACATCCTCGACGCCGAGGGCATCCGCAAGATCACCGAGCTCACCGGCACCCAGAATGTGGTGACCAATGAGCTGGAGCAGAACGCGAAGCTGGCGATCACCAAGAAGAACGTGGAGGCGCGCGAGGCGATGCTGGCGCTGGAGCGGCAGCAGGCCGAGGCCGAGGCGCGGCAGAAGCGCGAGGTCGATACGATCCGCGCGCGCGAGCAGGCCGAGACGTTGAAGGTGCAGGAAGAGCAGCGCCAGTTGGCGGAGAACGCGCGCATCGAGGCGCAGCAGCTGATCGACATCCGCGAGCAGAACCGCCTGCGCGAGGTCGAGGTCGCCGAGCAGAACCGCCAGCGCGCGGTGGCGATCGAGGTCGAGCGGGTCGCGCGTGCGCGCCAGCTGGAGCAGGTCACCACCGATCGCGAGGTGCAGCTGCAGGGCGTGGAGCGCGACAAGGTGGTCGAGAACGGCAAGATGGACGTGGCCAACATCACCCGCGAGCGCATCGCCATCGACAAGACCGTGGCGCAGGAAGAAGAGCGGATCAAGGAAGTGCGCGAAGTGGCCGAGGCCGACCGGCACAAGCAGGTGACGATCCTGGAAGCCGAGGCCAAGGCGCAGGAGCTGCTGGTGCGCCAGGTCAAGGAGGCGCAGGCGCGCGAGACCGCGGCCAAGCACCGCGCGGTCGAACTCACCACCCTGGCGCAGGCCGAGCACGAGGCCGCCGGCAAGCAGGCCGAGGCCAAGAAGCTGCTCGCCGACGGCACGCGCGCCGAGAAGGCCGCGCCCGGCCTGGCCGACGCGCAGGTCAAGGAAGCCTCGGCGCTGGCGATCGAGAAGGTCGGCATCGCCGAGGCGCGGGTGATCGAGGCCAAGGCCGATGCCAGCCTCAAGCAGGGCAGCAACGAGGCGCGCGTGCTGGCCGAGACGCTGCAGGCCAAGGCGCAGGGCGAAGAGCAGATGGGCAAGGCCAAGGCCAGCGCCGCCGAGTCGATCGGCATGGCCGAGGCGGTGGTGGTGGAGAAGCGCCTGTTCGCCGAGGCCGACGGCCTGACCCGCAAGTTCGAGGCGATCGGCGCGCTCAGCGACAGCGCGCGCGGCCATGAGGAGTTCCGGATGCTGCTCGACAACAGCCTCAAGCAGGCCCTGGCGTCGATCGAGGCCGGCAAGGAAGTCTCCAAGGAGAACGCCGAGGTCATCGCCAGCGCCCTGCGCAATGCCGACATCGATCTGGTCGGCGGCGACGGCGGCATGTTCGAGAATCTGGTCAAGGCGGTCTCGCTCGGCAAGTCGATCGAAGGCCTGGCCGACAAGAGCCCGATCGTGCAGGACCTGATGCAGCGCTACCTCGGCGTGCAGCGCGGCGCGGCGGCGCCGTCGCGGCCGGCGCCGGACACCGCCGGTCAACTGCCCGTCGCCCAGGCTTGA
- a CDS encoding phosphoribosylanthranilate isomerase, with protein MNRTLYRTRIKFCGMTRAGDIRLAGELGVDSVGFVFAHGSPRRVAPAEARAMRQAAAPMVDVVALFRDNPKDEVREVLRTVRPTLLQFHGDEDDGFCRSFNLPYLKAVPMGGGEINARTLQLQYPNAAGFLFDSHAPGESGGSGKTFDWTRLPTGLHRPFLLAGGITADNVFDAIIATLPWGVDVSSGIESEPGIKDGHKMRKFVEEVRRADCHELSTNC; from the coding sequence ATGAATCGCACCCTGTATCGCACCCGCATCAAGTTCTGTGGCATGACCCGTGCTGGCGACATCCGCCTGGCCGGCGAACTTGGCGTGGATTCGGTCGGGTTCGTCTTCGCTCACGGCAGTCCGCGCCGGGTCGCGCCGGCCGAGGCGCGCGCGATGCGCCAGGCCGCCGCGCCGATGGTCGACGTGGTGGCGCTGTTTCGCGACAACCCCAAGGACGAAGTGCGCGAAGTCCTGCGGACGGTACGGCCGACGCTGCTGCAGTTCCACGGCGACGAGGACGATGGCTTCTGCCGGAGTTTCAACCTGCCGTACCTGAAGGCGGTCCCCATGGGGGGCGGCGAGATCAACGCCCGGACCCTGCAGTTGCAGTACCCGAACGCGGCCGGTTTCCTGTTCGACAGCCATGCCCCGGGCGAGAGCGGCGGTTCGGGCAAGACCTTCGACTGGACGCGCCTGCCCACCGGGCTGCACCGCCCGTTCCTGCTGGCCGGCGGGATCACCGCCGACAACGTGTTCGACGCGATCATCGCCACCTTGCCGTGGGGCGTGGACGTGTCCAGCGGCATCGAGAGCGAGCCGGGCATCAAGGACGGCCACAAGATGCGCAAGTTCGTCGAGGAAGTGCGCCGCGCGGACTGCCACGAGCTGTCCACCAACTGCTGA
- the truA gene encoding tRNA pseudouridine(38-40) synthase TruA gives MRYALGVEYDGSEFQGWQQLGESGGPSVQATLQAALSSVADAPVSVVCAGRTDAGVHGECQVVHFDCDAPRAPRGWMLGTTARLPPSVCVRWCVPAADDFHARFSARARRYRYRLLNRQVRPALYRQTLSWERRPLQAEAMHAAAQALLGEQDFSAFRSIQCQALHARRELQSIAVTRSGEVIEVQVQANAFLHHMVRNIVGSLIMVGTGEKPVSWIGELLAGRDRSVAGPTAPPQGLVFVGPLYPDTWKLPAEVTL, from the coding sequence ATGCGCTACGCGCTCGGCGTGGAGTACGACGGCAGCGAATTCCAGGGCTGGCAGCAGCTCGGCGAATCCGGCGGGCCGAGCGTGCAGGCGACGCTGCAGGCGGCGCTGTCGTCGGTGGCCGATGCGCCGGTGAGCGTGGTCTGCGCCGGCCGCACCGATGCCGGCGTGCACGGCGAATGCCAGGTGGTGCATTTCGACTGCGATGCGCCGCGCGCGCCGCGCGGCTGGATGCTCGGCACCACCGCGCGGTTGCCGCCCTCGGTGTGCGTGCGCTGGTGCGTGCCGGCCGCCGACGATTTCCATGCGCGCTTCTCCGCGCGCGCGCGGCGTTACCGCTACCGCCTGCTCAACCGGCAGGTGCGTCCGGCGCTGTACCGTCAGACCCTGAGCTGGGAGCGGCGGCCGCTGCAGGCCGAGGCGATGCACGCCGCGGCGCAGGCGCTGCTGGGCGAGCAGGATTTCAGCGCGTTCCGCAGCATCCAGTGCCAGGCGCTGCACGCGCGGCGCGAACTGCAGTCGATCGCGGTGACCCGCAGCGGCGAGGTGATCGAGGTCCAGGTCCAGGCCAATGCATTCCTTCATCACATGGTGCGCAATATCGTAGGGTCCTTGATCATGGTAGGGACGGGCGAAAAGCCGGTGTCCTGGATCGGCGAACTGCTTGCCGGGCGCGACCGCAGCGTCGCCGGCCCGACCGCGCCGCCGCAGGGACTGGTGTTCGTCGGTCCGCTCTACCCCGACACCTGGAAGCTACCGGCCGAGGTCACCCTATGA